From the genome of Bordetella sp. H567, one region includes:
- the clpP gene encoding ATP-dependent Clp endopeptidase proteolytic subunit ClpP, translating to MNRFTDFYASMHGGASVTPTALGYIPMVIEQSGRGERAYDIYSRLLRERVVFLVGPVSDNSANLVVAQLLFLESENPDKDISFYINSPGGSVYAGMAIYDTMNFVKPDVSTLCTGLAASMGAFLLAAGKKGKRYSLPNSRIMIHQPSGGAQGQASDIQIQAREILDLRSRLNRILADNTGQPVDRIEQDTERDNFMSAEDAVSYGLVDKVLASRSEDR from the coding sequence ATGAACAGATTTACGGATTTCTACGCGTCCATGCACGGCGGCGCGTCCGTGACGCCGACCGCCCTGGGGTATATCCCCATGGTGATCGAGCAGTCGGGGCGCGGCGAACGGGCATACGACATTTATTCCCGCTTGTTGCGGGAACGGGTCGTATTCCTGGTCGGTCCTGTGAGCGACAACTCGGCCAACCTCGTTGTTGCCCAGTTGCTGTTCCTGGAATCGGAAAATCCGGACAAGGACATTTCGTTTTATATCAACTCGCCGGGCGGCTCGGTCTATGCCGGCATGGCCATCTACGACACGATGAACTTCGTGAAGCCGGATGTGTCCACGTTGTGCACGGGTCTTGCGGCCAGCATGGGCGCTTTCCTGCTCGCGGCGGGCAAGAAGGGCAAGCGTTACTCGCTGCCCAATTCCCGCATCATGATTCACCAGCCTTCCGGTGGTGCGCAGGGCCAAGCCAGCGATATCCAGATCCAGGCGCGCGAGATCCTGGACCTGCGGTCCCGCCTGAATCGCATCCTGGCGGACAACACGGGCCAGCCCGTCGATCGCATCGAGCAGGACACCGAGCGCGACAACTTCATGTCGGCGGAAGATGCGGTATCGTATGGCTTGGTGGACAAGGTCCTGGCCTCGCGCTCCGAGGATCGCTAA
- the tig gene encoding trigger factor, with translation MQPVVETLSGLKRRVDLSVSVAEVEKEVQAQLKRVARTAKVPGFRPGKVPMTMLERSHGPGIRYDVINSQVGRAFEQAVDSAKLRIAGAPSIEPKTEGVADDTLAFSATFEVYPEITLPDLASLSVTRYDSPVTDAQVEQTIDVLRMQRATYEPREGRAAQDGDRVTLDFAGTIDGVPFEGGKAEGFPFVLGQGRMLPEFEAAAQGLKAGDTKVFPLTFPADYQGKEVAGKTAEFTITIKEVAEAVLPTVDGEFAKSLGQSEGDVEKLKADIRKNVEREARTRLLVRTKNSVMDALAEAAKFDVPAALVDSDVSSRVAAAREELKQRGLPNADSVPIPPEAFSTESERRVRLGLLVSELVKDAQLQAKPEQVRARIEEFAQNYEEPAQVVSYYLSDRQRRAEIEALVVEDNVVSYVLEKAKVADEQVPFDQLMGMA, from the coding sequence ATGCAGCCTGTGGTTGAAACCCTCTCCGGCCTGAAGCGCCGCGTCGATCTGTCCGTGTCCGTCGCGGAAGTCGAAAAAGAAGTCCAGGCGCAGCTGAAGCGCGTCGCGCGCACCGCCAAGGTGCCCGGCTTCCGTCCCGGCAAAGTGCCCATGACCATGCTGGAACGCAGCCACGGTCCCGGCATTCGCTACGACGTCATCAACTCGCAGGTGGGACGTGCATTCGAACAGGCCGTCGATTCCGCCAAGCTGCGCATCGCCGGCGCTCCTTCGATCGAACCCAAGACCGAAGGCGTAGCCGACGACACGCTGGCGTTTTCCGCGACCTTCGAGGTCTATCCCGAGATCACCTTGCCCGACTTGGCCAGCCTGTCCGTCACGCGCTACGACAGCCCCGTGACCGACGCCCAGGTCGAGCAGACCATTGACGTCCTGCGCATGCAGCGCGCGACCTACGAGCCGCGCGAAGGCCGCGCCGCGCAGGACGGGGACCGCGTGACGCTGGATTTCGCCGGCACGATCGACGGTGTACCGTTCGAAGGCGGCAAGGCGGAAGGCTTTCCCTTCGTGCTGGGCCAGGGCCGCATGCTGCCGGAATTCGAAGCCGCCGCGCAGGGCCTGAAGGCGGGCGATACCAAGGTGTTCCCGCTGACTTTCCCGGCCGACTACCAAGGCAAGGAAGTCGCCGGCAAGACGGCCGAATTCACCATCACGATCAAGGAAGTGGCCGAGGCCGTGCTGCCTACGGTGGATGGCGAATTCGCCAAGTCGCTGGGGCAATCCGAAGGCGATGTCGAAAAGCTGAAGGCCGACATCCGCAAGAACGTCGAGCGCGAAGCCAGGACGCGCCTGCTGGTGCGTACCAAGAACAGCGTCATGGACGCATTGGCCGAAGCCGCCAAATTCGATGTGCCGGCCGCGCTGGTGGACAGCGACGTGAGCAGTCGCGTCGCCGCGGCCCGCGAAGAGCTGAAGCAGCGTGGCTTGCCCAACGCCGACTCCGTTCCCATCCCGCCGGAAGCCTTCAGCACCGAATCGGAGCGCCGCGTTCGCCTGGGCCTGCTGGTGTCGGAACTGGTCAAGGACGCGCAACTGCAGGCCAAGCCTGAGCAAGTGCGCGCGCGCATCGAGGAATTCGCCCAGAATTACGAAGAGCCGGCCCAGGTGGTCAGCTATTATCTGTCCGACCGCCAGCGCCGCGCTGAAATCGAGGCGCTCGTGGTGGAAGACAACGTAGTTTCCTATGTGCTCGAAAAGGCCAAGGTCGCGGATGAGCAGGTGCCTTTCGACCAGTTGATGGGGATGGCTTGA
- a CDS encoding TIGR00645 family protein, with the protein MQSRVPGGAPPRLSTMAALIFSSRWLQLPLYLGLIAAQGVYVLLFLKELWHLVSHATTFGEQQIMLIVLGLIDVVMISNLLVMVIVGGYETFVSRLRLEGHPDQPEWLSHVNASVLKVKLAMAIIGILSIHLLRTFIEAGALGTPEVKFTESGVMWQTIIHCVFILSAIGIAYVDRLLMPAQAVAKAQAAH; encoded by the coding sequence ATGCAATCACGCGTTCCCGGCGGTGCCCCTCCTCGCCTGAGCACCATGGCGGCCCTGATCTTCAGCTCGCGCTGGCTGCAACTACCCCTGTACCTCGGCCTGATCGCGGCACAGGGCGTCTATGTGCTGCTTTTCCTGAAGGAACTATGGCATCTCGTCAGCCATGCGACGACGTTCGGCGAACAGCAGATCATGTTGATCGTGCTTGGCCTGATCGACGTCGTCATGATCTCCAACCTGCTGGTCATGGTTATCGTCGGCGGCTACGAAACTTTCGTCTCCCGCCTGAGGCTGGAAGGCCATCCGGATCAGCCGGAATGGCTCAGCCACGTGAACGCCAGCGTACTGAAGGTCAAATTGGCCATGGCGATTATCGGGATTTTGTCCATTCACCTGTTGCGCACTTTCATCGAGGCCGGCGCCCTGGGCACCCCGGAAGTCAAGTTCACCGAGAGCGGCGTCATGTGGCAGACGATCATCCACTGCGTATTCATTCTGTCGGCCATCGGCATCGCCTATGTGGACAGACTACTGATGCCGGCGCAAGCGGTGGCCAAGGCACAAGCCGCGCACTGA
- a CDS encoding cold-shock protein — MATGIVKWFNAEKGYGFIVPDDGSKDLFVHFSQIRTEGYKTLQENQRVTYDVGQGAKGPAAMNIQILK, encoded by the coding sequence ATGGCAACGGGCATCGTCAAGTGGTTCAACGCGGAAAAGGGGTACGGTTTTATCGTGCCCGACGATGGCAGCAAGGATCTGTTCGTGCATTTTTCACAAATTCGTACCGAAGGGTACAAGACACTTCAGGAAAACCAGCGCGTTACATATGATGTCGGCCAGGGTGCCAAAGGCCCCGCCGCCATGAACATCCAGATTCTCAAGTAA
- the dapC gene encoding succinyldiaminopimelate transaminase has protein sequence MNPRLDALHPYPFEKLRRLMAAAGSPPSGLAPINLSIGEPKHDTPARVAQAMVQALPGGLASYPTTKGETRLREVIAQWLAKRYGIPAPDPETQVLPVLGSREALFAFAQAMIDPTGDDVVICPNPFYQIYEGAALLAGARPYYVNADPDRNFGPDWSQVPEEVWRKTRMVYVCSPGNPAGNVMSMDDWREILELSDRYGFIVASDECYSEIYLNETHPPLGGLQAAQALGRTDYRNLIAFSSLSKRSNVPGMRSGFVAGDAALVARFLLYRTYHGSAMSPVVSAASIAAWTDETHVRENRRLYREKFDAVVPILQRAINVTRPPASFYLWVATPTADTDFARDLYARTGVTVLPGSYLARDAHGRNPGVNRIRMALVAPLAQCVDAAERIADFVRSSV, from the coding sequence ATGAACCCCCGCCTCGATGCACTACACCCCTATCCCTTCGAAAAGCTGCGCCGCCTGATGGCCGCCGCGGGCTCGCCTCCCAGCGGGCTTGCGCCCATCAATCTCTCGATCGGGGAGCCCAAGCACGACACTCCCGCCCGCGTCGCACAGGCCATGGTACAGGCCCTGCCCGGCGGCCTGGCATCCTATCCCACCACCAAGGGCGAGACTCGCCTGCGGGAGGTCATCGCGCAGTGGCTGGCCAAGCGCTATGGCATTCCCGCACCCGACCCGGAAACGCAGGTCCTGCCGGTGCTGGGCTCGCGGGAGGCGCTCTTCGCCTTCGCCCAGGCCATGATCGATCCCACTGGCGACGACGTGGTGATCTGCCCCAATCCGTTCTATCAAATCTACGAAGGCGCTGCCCTGCTGGCCGGCGCGCGTCCGTATTACGTCAACGCCGATCCGGACCGCAACTTCGGACCCGACTGGAGCCAGGTGCCGGAAGAGGTATGGCGCAAGACTCGCATGGTGTACGTGTGCTCGCCTGGCAATCCGGCGGGCAACGTCATGTCCATGGACGATTGGCGCGAGATCCTGGAACTGAGCGACCGCTACGGCTTCATCGTGGCGTCCGACGAGTGCTATTCCGAAATCTACCTGAATGAAACCCATCCGCCCCTGGGCGGGCTGCAGGCAGCGCAGGCGCTGGGCCGAACCGACTATCGCAATCTGATCGCCTTCTCCAGCCTGTCCAAGCGATCGAATGTTCCGGGCATGCGATCCGGATTCGTGGCGGGCGACGCCGCGCTGGTCGCGCGCTTCCTGCTTTACCGCACTTATCATGGCAGCGCGATGAGTCCGGTCGTATCCGCGGCCAGCATCGCGGCCTGGACGGATGAAACCCATGTGCGCGAAAATCGCCGGCTTTACCGCGAAAAGTTCGATGCGGTGGTTCCCATCCTGCAGCGCGCGATAAACGTCACGCGCCCCCCGGCATCGTTCTATCTGTGGGTTGCCACCCCCACCGCCGATACCGATTTCGCCCGCGACCTATACGCCCGGACCGGCGTGACGGTGCTTCCCGGCAGCTATCTCGCCCGCGATGCCCATGGCCGCAACCCTGGGGTGAACCGCATCCGCATGGCGCTGGTCGCACCGCTGGCGCAATGCGTCGACGCCGCCGAACGTATCGCCGACTTCGTCAGATCCTCCGTTTAA
- the dapD gene encoding 2,3,4,5-tetrahydropyridine-2,6-dicarboxylate N-succinyltransferase, which produces MTLDLQTTIEHAWEARASLTPSDASAEVREAVEHTIDGLDTGRLRVADKATGEWVVHQWIKKAVLLSFRLQENAVMGQAPLQFYDKVPLKFAEYGNAAFQHGGYRVVPPAVARRGAFIARNVVLMPSYVNLGAYVDEGTMVDTWATVGSCAQIGKNVHLSGGVGIGGVLEPLQANPTIIEDNCFIGARSEIVEGVIVEENSVLSMGVYLSQSTKIYDRATGKISYGRIPSGSVVVPGSLPAADGSHSLYCAVIVKRVDAQTRAKTSINDLLRA; this is translated from the coding sequence ATGACTCTCGACCTCCAAACCACCATCGAACACGCCTGGGAAGCCAGGGCCTCCCTGACGCCCTCCGACGCCAGCGCCGAAGTTCGCGAAGCCGTCGAACACACCATCGATGGCCTGGATACCGGCCGCCTGCGGGTGGCGGACAAAGCGACGGGCGAATGGGTCGTGCACCAGTGGATCAAGAAGGCGGTGCTGCTGTCGTTCCGCCTGCAGGAGAACGCCGTGATGGGTCAAGCGCCGCTGCAGTTCTACGACAAGGTGCCGCTGAAGTTCGCCGAATACGGTAACGCGGCCTTCCAGCACGGCGGCTACCGCGTCGTCCCGCCCGCCGTGGCCCGCCGCGGCGCCTTCATCGCCCGCAACGTCGTGCTGATGCCGTCGTACGTCAACCTGGGCGCCTATGTCGACGAAGGCACCATGGTCGATACCTGGGCCACCGTGGGATCGTGCGCCCAGATCGGCAAGAACGTCCACCTGTCCGGCGGCGTCGGTATCGGCGGCGTGTTGGAGCCGCTGCAGGCCAACCCCACGATCATTGAAGACAACTGCTTCATCGGCGCCCGGTCGGAAATCGTCGAAGGGGTCATCGTCGAGGAGAACTCCGTACTCTCCATGGGCGTGTATCTCTCGCAAAGCACCAAGATCTACGACCGCGCCACGGGCAAGATCAGCTACGGCCGCATCCCCTCCGGTTCGGTGGTGGTGCCCGGATCGCTGCCGGCGGCCGACGGCTCGCACAGCCTGTATTGCGCCGTGATCGTCAAGCGCGTCGACGCGCAAACGCGCGCGAAGACCAGCATCAACGATTTGCTGAGGGCGTAA
- the dapE gene encoding succinyl-diaminopimelate desuccinylase yields the protein MAATAVLDLVKDLIARPSVTPEDFDCQRMLAQRLERSGFRCETIVRNGVTNLWARRGTTGPLVVFAGHTDVVPPGPREKWESDPFVPVERDGFLYGRGAADMKSSIAAFVVAAEEFVAGHPGHAGSIALLLTSDEEGPSVDGTVRVCEWLQQRGESLDYCIVGEPTSTDRVGDVCKNGRRGSLSGRLTVKGVQGHVAYPHLARNAVHDVVPALAELVAIEWDQGNAYFPPTTFQISNMSAGTGATNIVPGEAVLLFNFRFSTASTPDSLKTRVTTVLDKHGVDYHIDWELGGEPFLTPKGTLSDALSEAIRAETGLETELSTTGGTSDGRFLAKICPQVIEFGPCNATIHKVNERIELDSLVPLKNIYRRTVENLLLAV from the coding sequence ATGGCCGCAACCGCCGTACTCGACCTGGTCAAGGACCTGATCGCCCGCCCCTCGGTCACGCCGGAAGACTTCGACTGCCAGCGGATGCTGGCCCAGCGGCTGGAACGGAGCGGTTTCCGCTGCGAGACGATCGTCCGCAACGGCGTGACCAATCTATGGGCACGGCGCGGCACGACCGGTCCGCTAGTCGTGTTCGCGGGGCACACGGATGTGGTGCCTCCCGGTCCGCGCGAAAAATGGGAAAGCGATCCCTTCGTACCGGTCGAGCGCGACGGTTTCCTGTACGGCCGCGGCGCGGCCGACATGAAAAGCTCCATCGCCGCCTTCGTGGTGGCGGCCGAGGAATTCGTGGCCGGCCACCCCGGGCATGCGGGGTCCATCGCCCTGTTGCTGACCTCCGATGAAGAAGGCCCGTCGGTGGATGGCACCGTGCGTGTCTGCGAATGGCTGCAGCAACGCGGGGAATCGCTGGACTACTGCATCGTGGGCGAACCCACGTCGACCGACCGCGTGGGCGACGTCTGCAAGAACGGGCGCCGCGGCTCGCTGTCCGGCCGGCTGACGGTCAAGGGTGTCCAAGGCCATGTTGCCTACCCCCATCTGGCCCGTAACGCCGTGCACGACGTAGTGCCCGCGCTGGCCGAGCTGGTTGCCATCGAGTGGGACCAGGGCAACGCCTACTTTCCGCCCACCACGTTCCAGATCTCGAATATGTCGGCGGGTACCGGGGCCACCAACATCGTGCCCGGCGAAGCGGTTTTGCTGTTCAACTTCCGCTTCTCCACGGCCAGTACCCCGGATAGCCTGAAAACGCGCGTCACCACGGTCCTGGACAAACATGGCGTCGACTACCACATCGACTGGGAGCTGGGCGGCGAGCCCTTCCTTACCCCCAAGGGCACACTGAGCGACGCCCTGAGCGAGGCGATCCGCGCGGAGACGGGCCTGGAGACCGAACTCTCCACCACCGGCGGCACCTCCGACGGCCGCTTCCTGGCGAAGATCTGCCCGCAGGTCATCGAGTTCGGGCCATGCAACGCCACTATCCACAAAGTCAACGAACGCATCGAACTCGATTCGCTCGTTCCGCTGAAAAACATCTATCGCCGCACGGTCGAGAACCTGCTGCTTGCGGTGTGA
- the prmB gene encoding 50S ribosomal protein L3 N(5)-glutamine methyltransferase, translated as MPSSNRTELLTVRDLIRYGVSRLNAGQVSFGHGSDNAWDEAVYLVLHTLHLPLDMLDPFLDARVLAEEREQVLALLDRRVRERVPAPYLTNEAWLRGRRFYVDNRVIVPRSPIAELLDDSLSPWVSDPETVEYVLDMCTGSGCLAVLSALAFPFAHVDGVDVSASALEVAMHNVGAYNLHERVFLHCSDLFQKLTPRQYDVIICNPPYVNAHSMDALPQEYRHEPQMALAGGDDGMDLVRRILNDAPAYMTPKGILVLEIGHERAHFETAFPHLEPVWLDSSEASDQIVLLTREQLSP; from the coding sequence ATGCCCTCCTCAAATCGCACCGAATTGCTGACCGTCCGCGACCTGATCCGCTACGGTGTATCGCGGCTGAATGCCGGTCAGGTAAGTTTCGGCCACGGCAGCGACAATGCCTGGGACGAAGCCGTGTATCTGGTGCTGCATACGCTGCACCTTCCGCTCGATATGCTGGACCCTTTCCTGGACGCGCGCGTCCTGGCCGAAGAGCGTGAACAGGTGCTGGCGCTGCTGGACCGGCGCGTCCGCGAACGCGTGCCGGCGCCTTACCTGACCAACGAGGCGTGGCTGCGCGGGCGCCGCTTCTACGTCGATAATCGCGTCATCGTGCCGCGTTCGCCCATTGCCGAACTGCTGGACGACAGCCTGTCGCCCTGGGTGTCCGATCCCGAAACCGTGGAATATGTCCTGGACATGTGCACCGGCTCGGGTTGCCTGGCGGTGCTGTCCGCGCTGGCGTTCCCTTTCGCGCACGTCGATGGCGTGGATGTTTCAGCCAGCGCGCTGGAAGTGGCGATGCATAACGTGGGCGCCTACAACCTGCACGAGCGCGTCTTTCTGCATTGCAGCGATCTTTTCCAGAAGCTCACGCCGCGCCAGTACGATGTGATCATCTGCAACCCGCCCTACGTGAATGCGCACTCCATGGATGCGCTGCCCCAGGAATATCGGCATGAACCGCAGATGGCGCTGGCCGGCGGCGACGACGGCATGGACCTGGTAAGGCGCATCCTGAACGACGCGCCGGCCTATATGACGCCCAAGGGCATCCTCGTACTGGAAATCGGACACGAGCGCGCGCATTTCGAGACTGCGTTTCCACACCTGGAACCCGTCTGGCTGGACTCGTCGGAGGCCTCCGACCAGATCGTACTGCTGACCCGCGAGCAACTGTCACCGTGA
- a CDS encoding ABC-F family ATP-binding cassette domain-containing protein: MIRGSGITLRRGTKVLLDGADFVVNPGERVGIVGKNGAGKSSLFALLTGALDVDAGSLSLPPDWRIASVQQELHADARPAREFVIDGDTPLRALQAKRATLGDHQGTEIGETEAALVEAGAWSAPSRAEQLLAGLGFKPAEWMQPVASFSGGWRMRLALARALMAPSDLLLLDEPTNHLDLDAMLWLEKWLAAYPGTVLLISHDTEFLDAAARSILHFDHGKLVRYRGGYQDFLEQRAERLRQTRIAWEKQTRDTARLQGFIDRFKAKASKAKQAQSRVKALARMQTLAPLQAESGIDIRIPSPDHMPDPLLVLDKLSAGYTDAAGHPVDILRDVTLMVRAGSRVGILGANGAGKSTLVKTLAETLPVRAGERRASRGLSIGYFAQHQLDMLDLNATPLLHLARIAPDSREQELRNYLGGFGFSGDAVTGPVGPMSGGEKARLALSLIVWQKPNLLLLDEPSNHLDVETREALAAALAEFAGSMLLVSHDRHLLRTTVDSFWIVADGTVHEFDGDLEDYRDWLAARGTEEKAQAARAASADTPAPADRKQQRRQEAEQRQRVAAARKPLESKLAKVDAEMETIRVRLEALDALIADADLYSDARRTERQKVMSEHGELAKRMSDLEEQWLGLHEAIEAAEKSVLGSSSA, translated from the coding sequence GTGATACGCGGATCCGGAATCACCCTGCGCCGCGGGACGAAAGTCCTGCTGGACGGCGCGGACTTCGTCGTCAACCCCGGAGAGCGCGTCGGTATCGTCGGCAAGAACGGCGCGGGCAAGTCCTCGCTGTTCGCGTTGCTGACGGGTGCGCTGGATGTCGATGCCGGCTCGCTGTCCCTGCCGCCGGATTGGCGCATCGCCAGCGTCCAGCAGGAGCTGCATGCCGATGCACGCCCGGCCCGGGAGTTCGTCATCGACGGGGATACGCCGCTGCGTGCCCTGCAGGCCAAACGCGCGACGCTCGGCGATCACCAGGGTACCGAAATCGGCGAGACCGAAGCCGCGCTGGTCGAAGCCGGCGCCTGGAGCGCGCCGTCGCGTGCCGAACAACTGCTTGCGGGCCTGGGATTCAAGCCAGCGGAATGGATGCAACCGGTCGCGAGCTTTTCCGGCGGCTGGCGCATGCGGCTGGCGCTGGCCCGCGCCCTGATGGCACCGTCGGATCTGCTGCTGCTGGACGAGCCGACCAACCACCTGGATCTGGACGCCATGCTGTGGCTGGAGAAATGGCTGGCCGCCTACCCCGGTACGGTGCTGCTGATTTCTCACGACACGGAATTCCTGGACGCGGCGGCCCGGTCTATCCTGCATTTTGATCACGGCAAGCTGGTGCGCTATCGCGGCGGCTACCAGGACTTCCTGGAACAGCGTGCGGAACGCCTGCGCCAAACCCGCATCGCCTGGGAAAAGCAAACGCGCGACACGGCTCGCCTGCAGGGATTCATCGACCGCTTCAAGGCCAAGGCGTCCAAGGCCAAGCAGGCGCAAAGCCGTGTCAAGGCGCTTGCCCGCATGCAGACGCTGGCGCCGCTGCAGGCCGAGTCCGGCATCGACATCCGTATCCCTTCGCCCGACCATATGCCGGATCCTCTGTTGGTCCTGGACAAGCTGTCGGCCGGCTATACGGATGCCGCCGGCCACCCCGTCGATATCCTGCGGGACGTAACGCTGATGGTGCGTGCGGGCAGCCGCGTGGGCATCCTGGGCGCGAACGGTGCAGGCAAGAGCACACTGGTAAAGACGCTGGCGGAAACGCTGCCCGTGCGGGCCGGGGAACGCCGAGCCTCGCGCGGGCTGTCGATCGGCTACTTCGCGCAGCATCAGCTGGACATGCTGGACCTCAACGCCACGCCGCTGCTGCATCTGGCGCGTATCGCGCCGGACAGCCGCGAACAGGAACTGCGCAATTATCTCGGCGGCTTCGGCTTTTCCGGCGATGCCGTGACGGGGCCCGTGGGCCCGATGTCCGGCGGTGAAAAGGCGCGGCTGGCCTTGTCCCTGATCGTCTGGCAAAAGCCCAACCTGCTGTTGCTGGACGAACCCAGCAACCACCTGGACGTGGAAACCCGCGAGGCCCTGGCGGCGGCCCTGGCCGAATTCGCCGGCAGCATGCTGCTGGTCTCGCATGACCGCCACCTGCTGCGCACGACGGTGGACAGCTTCTGGATCGTGGCCGACGGTACGGTGCATGAATTCGACGGCGACCTGGAGGATTACCGGGATTGGCTGGCCGCCCGCGGCACGGAAGAAAAAGCGCAAGCCGCGCGGGCCGCGTCCGCCGATACGCCTGCTCCGGCGGATCGCAAGCAGCAGCGTCGCCAGGAAGCCGAACAGCGCCAGCGGGTCGCAGCCGCCCGCAAGCCGCTGGAGAGCAAGCTGGCCAAGGTGGACGCGGAAATGGAAACCATCCGCGTGCGGCTGGAGGCGCTGGACGCCTTGATCGCCGACGCCGACCTGTATTCGGACGCGCGCCGCACTGAGCGCCAGAAAGTCATGAGCGAACACGGCGAACTGGCCAAGCGCATGAGCGATCTGGAAGAACAATGGCTGGGCTTGCACGAAGCCATCGAGGCCGCGGAAAAAAGCGTCTTGGGAAGCTCGTCTGCGTGA